The DNA region TTAGTAGCCTAACAAAATATTCTTGTATTAATAGGGGACCAACAAAAATGTGAATGACCAGGAGGGAAATAAAAGCACAAATTAAACGAGCATAAATAGCGAAAAACATAAACTAGCAAACAATAAAagattatttaatttatatgtgcAAGAAGATAAATAATAGAGAGATGccaagaaaatgaaaagaaaaatgcAAACTGGTTATAAGCCATTGTACACGACAAATCTATTCATAGAGCTCAATCCAATAGCAACTCTTTCAAGCAAACTGTTTGGTTAGCCAATGCAGTAGAAACGAAGGAAGTGAGAGGAAAAGGTTGAGAAATTAAGAAAAATTATCAATCCATCATGTAACACTACCAGGACATACTTTTCATGCAACAAACATTTCATTTGTCTTCCACATACCTTAGATACAGACTGCTCCAACTCGCTTTTCATCCTCTTCACTTCTGATGTTTTTTCCAACATAACAGCAATTTGAGCTTTCTTCTTGGCAAGTTGGTCATGATATAACTCTATCTGACTCTGAAAAACAAATTAACAATATATTCATCTTCCAGAAAACACTTTCATTAATGAACGTAGTGACCCTTATTCATCCAAGCACTTCATATCTCTTGCAGGGTTTATTGTTCAATAATACATGCAATCAGAACACTGATCAATAAAAAACGAATGAACTAGTATCAAATATTATCATAAAATAAGAACCAAGGGGTAATGTGGTACAGAGGAATCAGCTTAAATACTATATAATAGgaaataaataatgaaaaatgtAGAACTAACAGCTTAAATACAGTATATAGCAATtattgaaagaaaagaaaagaaagaaaaaggtaAGATAGCTAGAAACAACTATTGAAACCATGTATTTAATTCATTTGATCTGCCTCCCCACAAAGATAGACACACAAACTGTGGTCCTTCCAATAAAAACTCTTCTCTTACCAACTAATCTTAAGAAATAAGTATCTATATTAATCCTCACCCACCGATATCTTATTGATTCTTGCTTGGCAAGCTTGTTCCCGCTCCTTAAACTTTTCAATCCTTGCACTTTGCTCCTGGATTTGCTTGTCAACATCATACACCCATGACCATGCAAGCTTCTTTCTCACTAACTCTAGTTGTTGAGACAATTGTTCTACATGCTCCATGCCTTTTATTTTCTCTTGTATCTCCTTGAGCTCTTTTTCTATGGGTTTTATTGAAGCCTCTAACTCATCAAGTTTTTCATTTGTGCAGTCTATTTGATCCTCAATACTTTGTAAGAGATCATTAACTTGCTGCAACAGTGAAGCCTTGTAGAAGAACTGTGGCCAAATTCATGTCAGTATAGTATAGCAGCCAATCTTTTATCTACTAGAAATAGAATTTGGACAAATGCTGATGTTACCTTAAACTTGTCTTTGTCATTTCCAGAATGCAGAAATTCTCTACTTTTATCTTGGCTCATTATTACGCATGGATTCTCAACATCAATCTGTTATGGACAAAGCAAATAGTATTAATGTGATCGTTAAAACTCACAAAATAGATTGTCTCATTATTCTTAAATAACAAAACCATAAATAAGAAACTGCTTCATCTTTTGGTTGACATAAGAATGGAAAGCATCATACCACAAGTAATCAGAACCAAATTTAATAGAATATTAAATAAACGATCAGATAAACTAAGAAAGTTTTCTGACTACTCACATTAAAATGCTCAACGAGTTCAAGGAGCTCCCCCTTTTTATTAGAAACCTTTTTCCCTATAAGATAATACAAGAAAAACATGAACAAATAATTAAAGCATCATGATAAATCAAAATAGACTATTTAAGGAAATTATACCAGAATAACCAATATACAACACTTTTCTCAAGCAGAATATCTATCATTATCGTTATTGAACAAGGAAAAAATAAAGAATCATATTCTGATCCCAGTGTCGTTCACAATGGATTTTCATAATTATATGAAGCCCATATGCTGGCTTATAGATAAGTTTCATGTGATATTTTATAGTTCTCTTACTGGATCATTTGATCTTCAGAAAAGAAAAGAGTGATGCATTACAAGTAGGTTTTCATGGTGCATTGTTATTCTTAACTAAAGTAAGAGGATAATGACTATCGCCAAAGTGCTAATTGGGGCTGTTCCAGGAGCAGGGCCCTAATCAATTATTTCCTCTTAATTACAATCATAAAATAGTATGTAAGAGATAGATGATTCGTACCATGAGAATCCTTAAGAGTGGTGGTGTTATTACTCGTGACGGTGATTCTACGCTCAATGGTAATGACATCACCATACATTTCTGGCTTAAATGCATCATCCCCTTCATTAGTAATATCCACTTGAACAACAGTATAACTGCACCTCATGTGTAAAACGGCAGACGTACACAAACCAAAAACAAAGTCAAACAAAGTAAGAAACAAGAATTTGATCAAAACACGAAATCATGACAACGTCGACGACAACAAACCTGCAACCGGTTTTGATGAAATCCTTCAACGTACTCGCTCTCTGCGTTCTAGCAGCTCGACAACCAAATGCAACACACAATGCAGTGAGAATTGCACTTTTACCACCTGACAAAGAATCATCAGCCAAAAATCAACTTAAATATCACGTATCGAATTCCAAAACacataaaaccctaattctagctaAATCACAAACACGATTACTGTATCTTCGTATAGATCAATAGAGAGGAAGAGAGAAAACGAGACTTACTTCCATTTTGACCAGTGACGAAGTTCACGTTCTCTCCAAGAACAACTTCTTGATTACTATGACACATGAAATTCTCCAATCGGATCTTAATTATCGTTCCCGCTCCCATCGCAACTTCGATTCTAACCGCCGTTCAAATTCCGGCCGTCTCTCTCTATATTCGTCGCAACTTCAATTTGATTTTTAGAGAGAGAGACATTTTGAAATTCAGTGAGCAAAAGTTGTGAGTGGAAATAGTGGGAGAGTTGGAAGGGAACTGGGATTTTGTGGCGCGAAGATTGTAAGAGTATTATTATATGCAATGCGGGTGCATATATTACTCCATGCACTCGCACAATCATTTCATGGACCGGGCTTTAATTTTGTAGATTTTGAATTCTTAATATGGGCTTACGCAGGGAAGCAATGGACAATAGGCTTATTATGGGTTTTGTAGGGACCATATATTTGGTCCTACAAAGCCCACTTCGCTCTCACCATACTATTTCTCCTTATGTTTAACAAATGTTGGGGGGTATTTGGACTATTTTCGCTAACGTCCGTAACAAATTAAAAATTAATCAATAAAATAATGACACGTATTATATTATTTATGTGTATAAATAATTTATCAGTCGAATTTTCTCCAAAATTTCAGTTATAAACACCGAGCTGCCTTCAAACTGAAATTGAATCGACACCAACTTAATTCGGCCGGTTCGGATAATTCTGCCCACTCCTAGCTTAAAATCATGTGTCTGCCTTATTGTGTTTGTTTGGGTGTGTTTATATACTAATCTAGTTGATCATAATAAGTGGTATGGAAATTATTATACTCGTAAATAACTCATCAACAATTTAGTAAAAAAGGACCAAATACTTCTCTCGTTTGTCAAATATAGGGACAAAATATTTAAAATAGAATATAAGGGATGAAGTGAATCTTAAAGTGAAACATTAGggacaaaaattataattttgcttgCCGATGAAATTTTGTGTGATTCCCATCTCTTCATCTTCTTCGTCAGATCCCTAAATTTCTTTCTCATGTTCAATTACACTCGTCTTCAGGTTAGTATTTTATTTTTCCAATTTCAGTTCAAGCTTTAGCTTAATTGATTAAAGTTATATGGTGGGTTGCCCTGtaagtgttcgatgaaatgtctgtTGAAACTGTTCTTCAAGTGAGTGTTGACATGCTGTGATTTATGTTTGTCTGTGTATTGGTTGATTGATTGGCTggaaattttataaatttataaagcaTGCTTCTTGTGAATGAGATTTTTTTCGTGTTTTTGGGTTGTTGTTGCTGattgtattgatattattatcatgagGATGATCAGGTTCAGCTGcaaatcaataaaaaaaaaaaaatcggtttTTGGTTTTACAGAATCTAACCTTCCCTGAAGTTGAATCTCAATAACATAGATTCCATGGCTTTAACCGATGTGACCCAGACTTGCCTCGATTCCATTACTCAAGTAAGTCCATTTTCAGTGATGAGTTGATGTGAGAATTCTATCCTTGTTAAAGATTTATCATTGATTTTCGATCATATTATTTAGATTTCAGAACATATCGAAGGTGCTATTGTGTACTTGGATGCTGGATGTACTGAAAGCTTCCAATATAGTGGCGCATTTTCTTTGCTTCTGGAAATTGGGGCACGAGCTGTTTGCAGTTTGGAGAACGTTTCTCCTCTTGATGCTGTAAGCTCATGATTCATATATTGGTCATAACTTTTTAATTATTCATACATTTGGAGTTTGGGATATTTCTTTCATAATACTATAAATTAATCAAATTTTATGTTTTGTGGGTCTTATATCGTTTCATGCCAAATATTTAGATCTAAGCAGTGTTGGTGCTAAAATGCAATTAAACAATAAAGGGAGCCAGGAACCTTGAGACTATTGTGGGATTAGTGTAGCATTCTTGATACCCTAGATTGTTGATTTCTGGGCATGTTTAACTTTGTGTATGGCTTTTTCCTTATAGGTTGGTGACTGGAACACAAATTTCGATTCTGCAAGAAAAATTATGGTTATGACATCTCGTTTACTTAGTGATGCTCATCGGTACATTTTACGTTGTCTGTCCACACATCAAGGTGTTCGTCGTTGTATGGTATTTACATCCATAGCTGAGGTACTTCATTGTTCCCAACTTCAGGGGTTTTATTGATATTATATATCGAAACCTGTTTGCTGGTTTTGTTAATCTTTGGTTGCTTTGCATTAGTACATTGATTATCCTTTTGGAAACTTCAAATGGGCTTTCTCTTTTGTGTCCCGTAAAGATATTGAACCAAAATTTTAGTGGACAAGAAAGGGGTCAATCCAATACCATTCAATTGGGAGGAGAAGATGTACCTAGATGCGATAGATTTCGATATCTAGGATCTATTCTacaacaagatggagagattgacaAGGATGTCACTCATCGCATTCAAGCAGGATGGGCAAAATGGAGGAAAGCAACCGATATCTTGTGTGATAAACATATCTCAAGTCGGCTCAAAGGGAAGTTCTATAGAACAGCAGTGAGACCTGCTATTCTATATGGAAGTGAATGTTGGCCGATAAAGAAACAACAAGAGTACAAGGTTAAGGTTGCAGAGATGCGGATGTTGAGATGGTCGAGTGGACTTACTTTGAAAGATAAAGTACGAAACGAGACTATTAGGAGCAACCTTAAAATTGCACTTATAGATGAGAAGATAAGAGAGGGTAGACTTAGGTGGTTCGGGCATGTGAGACGTAGACCTATAGATGCTCCGGTTAGGAAGTGTGATGACATAGATATAGGAACAGAGAGGAGAGGGAGGGGGAGACCTAGACTTACGTGGGAGAGGGTAATTAGGAAGGATTTAGAGTTATTAGATATTTCAGAAGACTTAGTAGAGGAGAGAGGGGAGTGGAGGCGTAGTATCCATGTAATAGATGCCTTATAGATAATTTAGTTTGGGATAGTAGGTTTATTTGTAGGGTATATGTTTTAGTTATAGGTTAGTGCTAGTTATATATGTTTCTATGTTTCATTGGATgatttcctatatatatatatatcatatatgcgTCGGAATACGGCATGTGAGTTACACATAGCCCTTGTGCTTAAAAGCTGAGGATTCATATAGCCGACTCCACACGGTGGAATTGAGGCTTGTTGTTGTCGTCGTCTACTTGGCTTAAATTTGACATCTCACAGATGTAAAGATCTATGTTTCTGAATGATGAGTTTTTTACATAATGTGCAAGTTTTTTGTAGTGTTGGGTATTTTTTTCCCCTAATTGCTGGAATGCTGATCCGATTTCTAGGAACAACCTCTCTTTCGTAGAAAAGAATGCCTAGTTGTTGTTAGGAGATATAAAAAGGAGCATGTTTCTGTTTCAATCTTTATATTTCCATATTTGATTGAGCTTGCTTGGGAGGACCTTCAATAGGCCTACTATTTGAGAGACTGTGGAGCAAAGTACAGTCTGAAATAGTAGGCCTATTAGTCGCTCTCCCTATTGTTTTATATATGATTGTATGTGGTGGAAGAATTGGAGCTTGTACATTTTGCGTTTAATAAAGGAGAATGATGATTGGGGTTTTCTTGGACAAGATGATGAAAACTCCTTGTTGGTGGGATATTTATGAACAATATTAAGCAGGATTGTTCGAGACTGTTACATTAACATTTTTCCTGAGTTCTGTTGCATGTTTTGTGTTTCCAGGTAGCTCATTCGGCATATCCTGATTCACCTCTGGGACCAGATGCGTATCAAGAATACGAGTCCCTACTTTTCCAAGATTACGTGGAGCTTGTAAGAAAATCCAAGACAAAATCTGGAGAGACAGAAGACGATGAAGGATGGTCGCAGCTTACAACTTCTACTGAGCCTGATTTCTCTCGCCTATTTGACAATGTTAGTGAGAGAAATCTTCATGGAGATAATCAGTTAAACCATGCTGAGGACGTAGGCGAGAATTTAGTAGTTTCCGTGCATCATTTCCCCACGATTCTTTTGCCCTTATCACCCAGGGTGTTTGTGTTGCCCTCAGAAGGATCAGTTGCTGAAGCATGCTTATCCGTGGAAAATGAGGACTCCCTTAGTCCAGGATTGCCTTCGTTGAGTACTGGAAAACTTTATGATGGCGATGATAGTCCCCCAGGGGCAACACTTACTGCAAACTTTCTTTATCACCTGGCTGCCAAGGTAATTCAACACTGTGTGTTTAGAATggtgctcaaaaacgtgtttttggATGTAGATACAGTGTTTTTACCCTTTTTGCATTTAGAAACAGCGTTTTTACATCTAACTGTGTTTCTTTCTTCGGACATATATCCCATAGAAAATTTATGTTTCCCAAAATATTGGTTGGCATCAACATTTAACAATCAAAATACCAAAGAGTGTCTTGTCTCATTATACATCAGTAGCTACTAATCTACTTTGCCTAGGTTAAATATCCATTTTACCTTTCTCATGGCCAGTGCATTGCATTTAGTTGAGTAGCTGTCTGGTCTTTAAGGACAGTGGCGTACAAAAGAAAGATGATGTGCGCCAAATTTAGAAATATGTAGCTATGTGGAATCAGCCTGTTTACATATTTTTCTGCACTTTCTTTGTTGCCTATGTGTAGATGGACTTGAAGTTGGAAATATTTTCCCTTGGTGATTTGGCAAAAACTGTTGGGAAGATTCTAACAGACATGTCAAGTCTTTACGATGTAGGACGCCGAAAACGATCATCAGGATTATTACTGATTGATCGCACCCTTGATCTTCTTACTCCATGCTGCCATGGGGACTCTCTTGTCGATCGTATGTATTCATCCTTGCCACGTAGGGAAGGGACAGTTTATAGCCACACAAAAGGCTCACAATCTAGCTTAAAACGTGCTCCTCTTGATGTGAAGATACCATTAGCAAAAATATTAAAGGAAAAAGAATCCAAATCAGACACACTGTCAAGTTGCATTGAAACTTTTACAAAAAGTTGGGATTTGTTTAAAGCTTCTTCAGAATCCATGGATTCAGTTGATCTCAGCAACAGAGTGGACGAGAGCCAACTACTTGATGGATCACTTGTCTCTACTGAGAATTTTTGCGGAACACCGTATTTAGAAGCTATATTAGATAGAAAAGCAAAAGATGGTAACGTAGTTGTAAAGAAGTGGCTACAAGAAACCTTGCGTCGGGAAAATATAACTGTTAATATGAGAAACCGAGCTGGTGCTGCGACAAAGTCAGATTTGCAGTCCATGATTAAAGCACTGGCGAAAAGCCAGTCATCTTTTCTAAGAAACAAAGGAATTATTCAGATAGCAGCAGCAACATTAGCTGCCTTTGACGAGCCAAACAGCGACAGGTGGGATGCATTTATCAGTGCAGAGAAAATGTTAAGGGTCAGTGCTGGAGATACCAGTCAGAGTCTAGCTAGTCAGATTGGTGATCTTATAAATAAGAGTGCTTTACAGAAAAGTGGGAAAGCAGAGTCGTCCTCTCAGCCATTACTTACTTTTCGAGATGCGTTGCTCCTTACAGCCGTAGGATATATGATTGCTGGTGAGAATTTTCCAACTTCTGGATTAAATGGCCCTTTCTCTTGGCAAGAAGAACATTTTCTCAAAGAAGCTATTGTTGACGCAATCCTGGAAAACCCGTCAGCTGTAAAATTGAAGTTTCTTCATGGTCTAACGGAAGAGCTGGAGGCGAATATAAACTCGGATAAGTCAAAAGGAAATGAGAAAGGGAAATCAAATCGATCTGAAATGGACgattttgataatgatgatgatcaatGGGGTAACTGGGGTGATGATGATACTGATATttctgatgataaagatcaagtgtaCTCTAACGTGCAGTTAAAGTTAGAGTTACGTGATAGGGTAGATAATCTTTTCAAATTCCTTCATAAGTTATCTACTTTGAAGATGAAAAACATACCCTTAAGTGAAGGTGCATTGACTTTAGAAAGCTATTCCTTCACAAACAGAGGATTGCTTCATAAGATTATTACAAGGGTGTTAGGAAAGCACGATATTCCAGGATTGGAGTACCACTCCTCGACTGTAGGGCGACTTTTCAAAAGTGGATTTGGAAGATTTGGTCTCGGACAGGCAAGCCTTTTTTTTTTGGTACCTTTTTGTTGAATAATGAATGATACAAATTACAATAGTCATGTATAATTAACTTTTAATTTCTTGTTTAATTCTATAGGCAAAACCTAGTCTTGCTGATCACAACGTCATTCTAGTTTTTGTTATTGGGGGAATCAACTGCCTTGAGGTACGTCTTgcacctttttcttcttctttttaaaaAACTATTCTACAATGTTGGCTTGTTCAGAATTTTTGGATACAACTATTATCAATAGGGGAGACAAATGAACAAAAACGAGCAAATACGTTCATATGTTCAAATTTAACCAAATTTTTGAATAGTCACATTTCTGTATTGCAACATTGTCAGGTTCGTGAAATTCAGGAGGCATTATCGGAAATCGGAAGACCTGACGTGGAATTGATTCTGGCGGGAACAACTCTTTTAACTCCTGACAACATGTTTGATCTTTTACTAGGAGACTCTAGCTTCATGTGATATGTCTGAAATCTGATAAAAATGTTTCTCTTACTTTGTTGAACAAAATCTGTGTACTTTTTTCTTGTACAGAATAATTGATGTTATGAAAACTTTTATACTAAAGAAGAAttttattttccttttcttttctttttccttttttttttttttttttataatgaaaGAAGAAAATTTTGGAAGTTATCGAGAGcgctaaattttattaattaattgaggttattaatttatcgatatacGATTACATTTAAAATCATCAATCGATTACATTTAAAATCATCGATCGAAAATTTACTCGTGAAAATTGTCGGATGACCCTTTGCGTGGTTTAGGTAGAAGGAGATGCTAGAATAGTTTGTCGATGGTCGGGAGGCCAAGGTCGGGTATCTAACAGAACACACCGCTCAAAATTGATCAATTGAAAATCAAATCTTCCGTGACCAAGTCGTTTATTTGAATGAGATGTGCTCTCAAACTCTCTTCCATTTCCTGTTCAAGAAGATTTATTTGTAAATATTAAATAGAGTTTATGAAATAATTTATTTAAgtgttaattaatataattaatctgCAGTTTATCAAGTAAAGGTTAAGAATAAACGTACCAACAAAGGAGAAACCAAGTTTAGAATTTCTTCAACCTCTTCCAAATGCTCATTCTCTTGTTCTGCTATGCTAGAAAGCTCAGTTACTAAATAAAGTATTTTCTCTACCTGCAAATAAAATTGTTAGATAATGTGTCTCAACTTTATTTAGAATTAATTTTCTTTTTTATAAAGGAATTGctgaagaattattattattattaaaaaatttaaAAGTAGTCCAGTTAATTTATGTTCATGGTTCAATAATCTTCGAAATTCCTAACCTTCCGAACTAGATAAAAatgatataatatattattaaacaacATCGTTCACAAGCAAGCTCGTGAATTCTTTATAATGTTTTTCAATATTGACATATATTTCTAAAATATAATGATTAATTTATGTAATTagttgagatttttttttttttttttttatgaatagaaaaaaaaatttgaataaaAAAGAAAAGAATAGAAATAAAATTACTTGGAGTAGGAATTTGGTGATGTTGACTTGTATCTCATCCATTACTTCCACTGCCTTGCTCATTGCTTCCTCCATAGCAATCGGGTCTGCCTAATTAAACAAAAAAAATTGCCAATTCAGATTCGAAAACCATAATTGAAAATATAGGAATTTCAACGATATTAACAAGGGTGGATTTGTGTACAAGCTAGAAAAAGCTGCATTGCGAGTAAGAAGTTTTAATTtttgtttatataaatataataataaacttTACTAGTGAAAATGTACAATTATATGTGAGAGCGCGTGctataaaaaatattatatatatagtgcGGGCTACATTTCTTGGCTACATCCGTAGCTAGATATTAACAATACAAACCTTAGCGTCATCTTCGAGAGGGAGACTCAAGGAAATTCCTACGAGCTTTCTCGTGATCCTGCTTATTGCTTCAAGATTTTTGCCATCCAATTTTTGCCATTTATTGAGTAAAGAAATTTGAGGGGCGATAATTTGATAAaatttgatttcttgtttgagatTTTGTACATGAATTCGTTTTTCCATGATCCAATTTCTCATTTTCAAGATTCTCATCCAAACAGAAAATAGTTTCTCCTGAAAACAAAACACGTaagaacaatattattattaaataaatcgtTATGGTGGATGAAATAAACTTTATTTGTAAATTTGTCCCGAGCGATAGACGATGCTAATGATAATATCAACGAGAACTAGGAATTCTATCTAGAGATTATGGATAATTAATATGATTCAATTCGACCATTAATAAATTTAATGATAGaaaatttcatattttataaaaaaaataaaatttaattaactctaattttaatttaattaattgatTACCTCGACATTTATCTTCATATTGTCCATTGTTGTCTGACTTCTAGCATTAACAAATCTCCATTGCAACAATGTATTATGCAAAACCCTAAACTGATGATATTCTTCTTCTTGCATTGGTGACACTTTCTTCTTCTGCCTAAAATACTTGAAAACCCCACGCATTCCTCCCCCACCGGCTCTCTTCTTCTCAGTCGTTGCCGCCGCCGCCACCACCACAGGAGATTCCGCCGCCGTCCCAAAACTCGACGTCCTTCCTGGCGATAAAGCCCACGCCGACGGAGACCCCATCCCCGATCTCGTCTTCAATTTCCTAGAAGTTGACGCATTGTTGCTGACGTCATCATTGTCACGTTTCATAAATCTGACAAATCCATCTGATCTACTACTTTTATTATTCTTGTTGTTGTCGTAGCTCGATCGAGACTTCGATAAGAAATTATTCTCTTGATAATCACAATTTTCTTTGTTGATGGATGATGATCTTGACTTTGTAGTTGACTTAGATCGTTTCGTAGAATTAGTACTTGTATTTGTTGAATTTAACGTTGATGAAGAAGAGCAACTAAGCCGGATATTTTCCGGGTGGGCTCCGCTTTTGCTACGTAATAGTCGTGGTGACGGTGGCGTTGGGCTGGTGGTTCGGCTAGACGGTTGACGGTGCCCGCGGCGAGTTTCAGTAGCAGTACTGTTCATTTTTAGTTTGCTTGGGGAATAAGTTTGGAATTGAAATTATAAACATGTAACCATAGACTTAATTGagaatatttatatatgtgtaggaatatatattttaacatatgtataatttaaatattatgAAACGTTAGTTGTAGTTTGACTTTGGAAGTTGATGATAGCACGTTGAGAGTGGACTTACAATGTGTAAAAAGTGCATGCATACATGTATATGTTTGTTGGATTTATGATCACTTCAAGGTTTTCACGTATGAATATTATATCAAAGAAGAgtttatgtgtgtgtatatatatatacatatatatatatatattaagaaagaCGTAGAAAATTAAGCCCAGTTGGCCTAATGGTTATTCGTGTGGACTTCCGTCTCGGTGGTCGAtgggattgatttttcggagatgcAATTCTTAAATTTGCATGAGTTGGAGAGAACTAACCCTTTTATATAATCCAAat from Rutidosis leptorrhynchoides isolate AG116_Rl617_1_P2 unplaced genomic scaffold, CSIRO_AGI_Rlap_v1 contig46, whole genome shotgun sequence includes:
- the LOC139883845 gene encoding QWRF motif-containing protein 7: MNSTATETRRGHRQPSSRTTSPTPPSPRLLRSKSGAHPENIRLSCSSSSTLNSTNTSTNSTKRSKSTTKSRSSSINKENCDYQENNFLSKSRSSYDNNKNNKSSRSDGFVRFMKRDNDDVSNNASTSRKLKTRSGMGSPSAWALSPGRTSSFGTAAESPVVVAAAATTEKKRAGGGGMRGVFKYFRQKKKVSPMQEEEYHQFRVLHNTLLQWRFVNARSQTTMDNMKINVEEKLFSVWMRILKMRNWIMEKRIHVQNLKQEIKFYQIIAPQISLLNKWQKLDGKNLEAISRITRKLVGISLSLPLEDDAKADPIAMEEAMSKAVEVMDEIQVNITKFLLQVEKILYLVTELSSIAEQENEHLEEVEEILNLVSPLLEMEESLRAHLIQINDLVTEDLIFN
- the LOC139883849 gene encoding sec1 family domain-containing protein MIP3, translating into MALTDVTQTCLDSITQISEHIEGAIVYLDAGCTESFQYSGAFSLLLEIGARAVCSLENVSPLDAVGDWNTNFDSARKIMVMTSRLLSDAHRYILRCLSTHQGVRRCMVFTSIAEVAHSAYPDSPLGPDAYQEYESLLFQDYVELVRKSKTKSGETEDDEGWSQLTTSTEPDFSRLFDNVSERNLHGDNQLNHAEDVGENLVVSVHHFPTILLPLSPRVFVLPSEGSVAEACLSVENEDSLSPGLPSLSTGKLYDGDDSPPGATLTANFLYHLAAKMDLKLEIFSLGDLAKTVGKILTDMSSLYDVGRRKRSSGLLLIDRTLDLLTPCCHGDSLVDRMYSSLPRREGTVYSHTKGSQSSLKRAPLDVKIPLAKILKEKESKSDTLSSCIETFTKSWDLFKASSESMDSVDLSNRVDESQLLDGSLVSTENFCGTPYLEAILDRKAKDGNVVVKKWLQETLRRENITVNMRNRAGAATKSDLQSMIKALAKSQSSFLRNKGIIQIAAATLAAFDEPNSDRWDAFISAEKMLRVSAGDTSQSLASQIGDLINKSALQKSGKAESSSQPLLTFRDALLLTAVGYMIAGENFPTSGLNGPFSWQEEHFLKEAIVDAILENPSAVKLKFLHGLTEELEANINSDKSKGNEKGKSNRSEMDDFDNDDDQWGNWGDDDTDISDDKDQVYSNVQLKLELRDRVDNLFKFLHKLSTLKMKNIPLSEGALTLESYSFTNRGLLHKIITRVLGKHDIPGLEYHSSTVGRLFKSGFGRFGLGQAKPSLADHNVILVFVIGGINCLEVREIQEALSEIGRPDVELILAGTTLLTPDNMFDLLLGDSSFM